From Miscanthus floridulus cultivar M001 chromosome 15, ASM1932011v1, whole genome shotgun sequence, the proteins below share one genomic window:
- the LOC136508864 gene encoding uncharacterized protein: MTPPLQEQWFILAGITNVVKDKKAKRTFPPGADVSVAYAEPPRASVLTVPYRVSSPSSLCSYPYVAAADSSGLSLLCATEPEGTNSWVTYHLCDDARTGEDTCLREHNRTVGIHGNKLGLMVRGGSCVVAELQPAGDGTGGALLLSYTVEQYRWVEKELAYSPPLHREWRGEGVISHGGMLWWVDLSYGLLSCDPFADTPELLHVPLPSVGDQLPVLSANGGAHRSVRVSGGMLRFVQIHGSPDAPVVSTWALVESSGKWNPERHVALADVWADESYLDIMLPGSVPALALLHPEDPDKLFFFLGSCIFAVDLRQRKVVECSNFAMPDSPNELLMRSSHFVHVWQYDPSSSRSESLLRCLRQEKESSLAAIMPVSCKTAKILKRFRYDSIREQQFLITMPPPLQVGHRRGHGQAT; this comes from the exons ATGACGCCGCCGCTGCAGGAGCAGTGGTTCATCCTGGCCGGAATCACTAACGTCGTGAAGGACAAGAAGGCGAAGCGCACCTTCCCGCCGGGAGCCGACGTCTCCGTCGCCTACGCCGAGCCCCCGCGCGCATCCGTCCTCACCGTGCCTTACCGCGTCTCCTCCCCGTCCTCCCTCTGCAGCTACCCCTACGTCGCCGCCGCGGACTCCTCCGGCCTCAGTCTCCTCTGTGCCACGGAGCCTGAGGGCACCAACTCCTGGGTCACCTACCACCTCTGCGACGACGCGCGCACCGGCGAGGACACCTGCCTCCGCGAGCACAATCGCACCGTGGGCATCCACGGCAACAAGTTAGGCCTCATGGTGAGGGGCGGCAGCTGCGTGGTCGCCGAGCTCCAGCCCGCCGGCGACGGCACTGGTGGCGCTTTGCTCCTCTCCTACACGGTGGAGCAGTACAGGTGGGTCGAGAAGGAGCTCGCCTACTCGCCCCCGCTGCACCGGGAGTGGCGCGGCGAGGGCGTCATCTCCCACGGCGGGATGCTCTGGTGGGTGGACCTCTCGTACGGCCTCCTCTCCTGCGACCCCTTCGCCGACACGCCGGAGCTGCTCCACGTCCCGCTCCCGTCAGTCGGCGACCAGCTGCCGGTGCTTTCTGCAAACGGCGGCGCTCACCGCTCCGTGAGGGTGAGCGGCGGGATGCTGAGGTTCGTGCAGATCCATGGCAGCCCCGACGCGCCGGTGGTGAGCACGTGGGCGCTCGTCGAGTCGTCGGGGAAATGGAATCCCGAGCGCCACGTGGCCTTGGCCGACGTCTGGGCCGACGAGAGCTACCTGGACATCATGTTGCCGGGGAGCGTCCCTGCGCTTGCGCTGCTCCACCCGGAAGACCCTGACaagctcttcttcttcctcggctcCTGCATCTTTGCCGTGGACCTGCGGCAGAGGAAGGTTGTGGAATGCAGTAACTTTGCAATGCCTGACTCGCCAAACGAGTTGCTCATGCGCTCATCCCACTTCGTCCATGTATGGCAGTACGATCCCTCAAGCAGTC GGTCGGAGTCTCTACTGAGATGCCTGAGGCAGGAGAAGGAGAGCAG TTTGGCTGCGATCATGCCCGTCTCGTGCAAAACTG CTAAAATACTGAAGAGATTTCGGTATGATTCAATCAGGGAGCAACAGTTCCTTATAACAATGCCACCCCCTCTACAAGTAGGCCATAGACGTGGGCATGGGCAAGCTACATGA